A stretch of Microbacterium sp. LWH3-1.2 DNA encodes these proteins:
- a CDS encoding class I SAM-dependent methyltransferase — translation MGSDHYFSATPASPENLRRIRVTLAGRDLEVTTAGGVFSPDHVDSGTAVLLSNTPPPPAGGSFLDLGCGWGPIALSLALDAPHATVWAVDVNERALDLVRRNASALGLTNVNASLPDDVPDDIVFRTIRSNPPIRVGKNELHGLLERWLPRLDERADAWLVVQRNLGSDSLQRWLAATLDRRFSVHRAATARGFRVLKVRRHGSPPSEPIDLPAL, via the coding sequence ATGGGGAGTGACCACTATTTCAGTGCGACGCCCGCCAGCCCCGAGAATCTGCGCCGCATCCGGGTCACACTCGCCGGTCGCGATCTCGAGGTCACGACCGCCGGGGGCGTTTTCAGCCCCGATCACGTGGACTCGGGAACCGCGGTGCTGCTGTCGAACACTCCCCCGCCTCCGGCGGGCGGGAGCTTCCTCGACCTCGGGTGCGGGTGGGGGCCGATCGCGCTCAGCCTTGCGCTCGATGCGCCTCACGCGACGGTCTGGGCCGTCGACGTGAACGAACGAGCGCTCGACCTGGTGCGTCGTAACGCTTCGGCACTCGGGCTCACGAACGTGAACGCCTCGCTGCCCGACGATGTTCCCGACGACATCGTGTTCCGCACGATCCGGTCGAATCCACCGATCCGCGTGGGCAAGAACGAGCTGCATGGTCTGCTCGAACGCTGGCTTCCCCGGCTCGACGAGCGGGCGGACGCGTGGCTCGTGGTGCAGCGCAATCTCGGGTCCGACTCGCTGCAGCGGTGGCTCGCCGCGACGCTCGACCGGCGCTTCAGCGTGCACCGCGCCGCGACCGCTCGCGGCTTCCGCGTACTCAAGGTTCGCCGTCACGGCTCGCCGCCGAGCGAGCCGATCGACCTGCCCGCGCTCTGA
- the dapF gene encoding diaminopimelate epimerase: MPQTIAFTKGHGTGNDFVIVPDPDGTLDLSDDQVAVLCDRRFGIGGDGILRVVRASAIDEGRELLAASTPSSGTVEWFMDYRNADGSKAEMCGNGVRVFVRYLVDVGWADLDGAPLNVGTRAGVKTVTRSDRGYEVDLGPFVVDDSGVLVRTRGGGAPRPGVGIDVGNPHVVVALPDDAELEGLDLAAQPLLQPEPPHGANVEFVVPSDPLVHEGVGSIRMRVFERGVGETLSCGTGVAAAALAVRHWAGPAAPDHWVVEVPGGTLGVRMPEVDGERHVLLSGPATLVYTGEVTLA, from the coding sequence ATGCCGCAGACGATCGCGTTCACCAAGGGCCACGGCACCGGCAACGACTTCGTGATCGTTCCCGACCCCGATGGAACGCTCGACCTCAGCGACGACCAGGTCGCGGTGCTGTGCGACCGGCGCTTCGGCATCGGCGGCGACGGCATCCTGCGTGTGGTGCGTGCGAGTGCGATCGACGAGGGCAGAGAGCTGCTGGCAGCATCCACACCTTCATCGGGCACCGTGGAATGGTTCATGGACTACCGCAACGCCGACGGTTCGAAGGCGGAGATGTGCGGCAACGGCGTGCGGGTCTTCGTGCGCTACCTCGTCGATGTCGGCTGGGCCGATCTCGACGGCGCGCCCCTCAACGTCGGCACGCGCGCCGGCGTCAAGACGGTCACCCGAAGCGACCGCGGGTACGAGGTCGACCTCGGCCCGTTCGTCGTCGACGACTCCGGTGTGCTCGTCCGCACGCGCGGCGGAGGCGCACCGAGGCCGGGGGTCGGGATCGATGTGGGCAACCCGCATGTCGTCGTGGCGCTGCCCGACGACGCGGAGCTCGAGGGGCTCGACCTCGCCGCGCAGCCGCTGCTCCAGCCTGAGCCGCCCCACGGCGCGAACGTCGAGTTCGTGGTGCCGAGCGACCCGCTCGTACACGAGGGCGTCGGCTCGATCCGCATGCGCGTGTTCGAGCGCGGCGTCGGCGAGACGCTCAGCTGCGGGACCGGCGTCGCCGCTGCGGCGCTCGCGGTGCGCCACTGGGCCGGCCCCGCGGCACCGGACCACTGGGTCGTCGAGGTGCCGGGCGGCACGCTGGGCGTGCGGATGCCCGAGGTCGACGGTGAGCGGCACGTGCTGCTGTCGGGCCCCGCGACCCTCGTCTACACGGGCGAGGTCACGCTCGCGTAG
- a CDS encoding cytochrome b has protein sequence MHGSEIETDPHHGGRGRRRSATDRLADRIARTTLFGHRIDDVWAGLRRRRAAAHWTSLFGVVSAAALVVVTLTGVMLMFFYTPSGAPTTYAGSSAPLYGAEVSEAFASTMHVTFDVPGGKLLRQSHHWAGLLLPASIVLQLVATFFTGGFRRPRRGMWVLLLLAFIAVLATGWSGYALPDDMLSGTGLRIVEGIMLGMPVVGTMLKTVLFGGSFPGRIIENLYPLHTAVLPGALLLFVALRAVASWRHGAPRFPGGHGAARDGVPLIPTAAARSGGLFLVVTALLVLMAATVTVSPIWLYGPADPGNAGAGSQPDWYTGFLDGALRLVPPGWEVVWLGRTWTLAILAPLAVVGAFFAVVATYPFLEAWVTDDRREHDVLDRPRVAPTRTGIGVAGLVFVGALWAAGGADVIARAFSMSIEHVILSLQSALVIGPFIAFSVARRVCLGLQRKDRELLDHGYETGRIVRLPGGEYVELHHPLDDAERARIALTPAPLPPDLGPDRRGTRSVARRVRARLWALYAQDRVDAAAPHADAAQLPVSRR, from the coding sequence GTGCACGGCAGCGAGATCGAGACGGATCCGCACCACGGCGGGAGAGGTCGGAGGCGCTCAGCGACCGACCGGCTGGCCGACCGGATCGCGCGGACCACCCTGTTCGGCCATCGCATCGATGATGTCTGGGCCGGGCTGCGGCGGCGTCGTGCTGCTGCCCACTGGACGAGTCTCTTCGGGGTGGTGTCCGCCGCAGCGCTCGTCGTGGTGACGCTGACGGGCGTGATGCTCATGTTCTTCTACACGCCCTCGGGCGCGCCCACCACCTACGCGGGGTCCTCTGCGCCGCTCTACGGTGCCGAGGTCTCCGAGGCGTTCGCATCGACGATGCACGTCACGTTCGACGTGCCCGGCGGGAAGCTGCTCCGGCAGTCGCACCACTGGGCGGGGCTCCTGCTTCCCGCGTCCATCGTCCTGCAGCTGGTGGCGACCTTCTTCACCGGCGGATTCCGCCGGCCGCGCCGCGGCATGTGGGTGCTGCTGCTGCTCGCGTTCATCGCCGTGCTCGCGACGGGGTGGAGCGGCTACGCCCTCCCCGACGACATGCTCTCGGGAACCGGCCTGCGCATCGTCGAAGGCATCATGCTCGGTATGCCGGTCGTCGGCACCATGCTCAAGACGGTGCTCTTCGGCGGGTCGTTCCCGGGACGCATCATCGAGAACCTCTATCCGCTCCACACCGCGGTTCTGCCCGGGGCGCTCCTGCTGTTCGTCGCCCTGCGGGCCGTCGCGTCTTGGCGGCACGGCGCCCCGCGATTCCCGGGCGGTCACGGTGCGGCGCGCGACGGAGTGCCGCTCATCCCCACGGCAGCCGCCCGCTCAGGAGGACTGTTCCTCGTCGTGACCGCCCTGCTCGTGCTCATGGCGGCCACTGTGACGGTGAGCCCGATCTGGCTCTACGGTCCCGCGGATCCGGGCAATGCCGGCGCGGGCAGCCAGCCCGACTGGTACACCGGCTTCCTCGACGGCGCGCTGCGACTGGTGCCGCCCGGGTGGGAGGTCGTGTGGCTCGGTCGGACGTGGACCCTCGCGATCCTGGCACCGCTGGCCGTCGTCGGCGCCTTCTTCGCGGTCGTCGCGACCTACCCGTTCCTCGAGGCGTGGGTGACCGACGACCGCCGCGAGCACGACGTCCTCGATCGGCCGCGGGTCGCGCCCACGCGCACTGGGATCGGCGTGGCCGGCCTCGTGTTCGTCGGCGCGCTGTGGGCGGCAGGCGGCGCCGATGTCATCGCGCGCGCCTTCAGCATGAGCATCGAACACGTGATCCTGTCGCTGCAGTCCGCCCTCGTCATCGGACCCTTCATCGCGTTCTCCGTCGCGCGACGCGTCTGTCTGGGCCTGCAGCGCAAGGACCGCGAACTTCTGGACCACGGCTACGAGACGGGCCGCATCGTGCGGCTGCCCGGCGGTGAGTATGTCGAACTGCACCACCCGCTCGACGACGCGGAGCGGGCGCGCATCGCGCTGACCCCCGCACCGCTGCCGCCCGACCTCGGCCCGGACCGGCGCGGCACGCGGAGCGTCGCCCGGCGTGTGCGCGCACGCCTCTGGGCGCTCTACGCGCAAGACCGCGTCGACGCCGCAGCGCCGCACGCGGACGCCGCCCAGCTTCCCGTCAGTCGGCGATGA
- the lexA gene encoding transcriptional repressor LexA produces MSDAAGREKPQTRRRKSLSDKQLAILEVIQRSIARHGYPPSMREIGDAVGLKSLSSVTHQLNQLELSGYLRRDAGKTRAMEVLIDLPGTATESPADAAPSVGDAALVPLVGRIAAGVPITAEQQVEEIFPLPRQLVGKGDLFMLKVSGESMIDAAICDGDWVVVRSQATADNGDIVAAMLDGEATVKTFRQRDGHTWLLPRNSAFEPILGDDATVLGKVVAVLRAV; encoded by the coding sequence ATGAGCGACGCGGCCGGGCGAGAGAAGCCCCAGACCCGCCGGCGCAAGAGCCTGAGCGACAAGCAGCTCGCGATCCTCGAAGTGATCCAGCGCTCGATCGCCCGTCACGGCTACCCGCCCAGCATGCGCGAGATCGGCGATGCCGTCGGACTCAAGTCGCTGTCGAGCGTCACGCACCAGCTCAACCAGCTCGAGCTGAGCGGCTATCTGCGGCGCGACGCCGGCAAGACCCGCGCGATGGAAGTGCTCATCGATCTGCCCGGCACTGCCACCGAGAGCCCCGCCGACGCCGCGCCGTCGGTCGGCGACGCCGCGCTCGTCCCGTTGGTCGGCCGCATCGCCGCGGGCGTCCCGATCACGGCCGAGCAGCAGGTGGAGGAGATCTTCCCCCTCCCCCGCCAGCTGGTCGGCAAGGGCGACCTGTTCATGCTGAAGGTCTCCGGCGAATCGATGATCGACGCCGCGATCTGCGACGGCGACTGGGTCGTGGTGCGATCGCAGGCCACGGCCGACAACGGCGACATCGTCGCGGCGATGCTCGACGGCGAGGCGACCGTCAAGACGTTCCGCCAGCGTGATGGTCACACGTGGCTTCTCCCCCGCAACTCCGCGTTCGAGCCGATCCTGGGCGACGACGCCACCGTGCTCGGCAAGGTCGTCGCAGTGCTGCGCGCGGTCTGA
- a CDS encoding S9 family peptidase, producing the protein MTTPDVLPYGSWPSPISAVDVSAASPRLEGARFVGADDPEVWWGESVPEEGGRSAVRRKSASGAVVDVLPAPWSARSRVHEYGGGAWTADDDGVLYFVEKSDQRVWRLDPGSEPRPLTPDAGHVRFGGLTLQQGRLLAVREDHTRGTAVPVRDIVRIPLDGTATDAARLIPLAGGSDFVAHPALSPDGTRLAWIAWDHPHMAWDRAELRIGRLEGGDGPEWTTVAGGGSSPLQPAWIDDDDLVYADDPTGRWNLWRLRLTADLRREPVAAADADTGGPLWVLGTRWFSLLGDGRIVAVQTNGSDELVVLDTAGGCRTLPVDAVTRLSIEDARGTRVLVSGAGSGGAGLWEIDVEDPAATRLLVGGGSPWAAEWMPRSRAVTVPGPHGPVHAFDYPPTSPGVVGRDGERPPYVVFVHGGPTDHVGGAASGKIAYLTSRGIGVLDVNYGGSSGYGRAYRERLLGQWGIVDVDDVVAAARGLADAAAADGRRLAIAGGSAGGWTVLCALTNSDVFGAGISRYGVADLRTLAEDTHDFEARYLDGMVGPLPEAEALYVERSPLTHLDRLKTPLLIEQGLDDLVVPPSQSEAVRDALAANGVAHAYLAFEGEGHGFRSATTLVRTMEAELAFLGQVFGFETPGVPPLELA; encoded by the coding sequence GTGACGACACCCGACGTGCTCCCCTACGGCAGCTGGCCATCCCCGATCTCGGCCGTCGACGTATCCGCGGCCTCGCCGCGCCTCGAGGGCGCGCGTTTCGTCGGCGCGGACGACCCGGAGGTGTGGTGGGGCGAGTCGGTGCCCGAAGAGGGGGGCCGCTCCGCAGTGCGCCGGAAGTCAGCATCGGGAGCCGTCGTCGACGTGCTCCCCGCACCATGGAGCGCGCGATCGCGCGTGCACGAGTACGGTGGCGGCGCGTGGACGGCCGACGACGACGGCGTGCTGTACTTCGTCGAGAAGTCGGACCAGCGCGTGTGGCGACTCGACCCGGGCAGTGAGCCGCGCCCGCTCACGCCGGACGCCGGTCACGTCCGCTTCGGCGGCCTGACGCTTCAGCAGGGCCGTCTGCTCGCGGTGCGCGAGGACCACACCCGCGGCACCGCCGTGCCGGTTCGCGACATCGTGCGCATCCCCCTGGACGGCACGGCAACGGATGCTGCGCGCCTGATCCCTCTCGCCGGCGGCAGCGACTTCGTCGCCCACCCCGCGCTGTCGCCCGACGGCACGCGTCTCGCGTGGATCGCATGGGATCACCCGCACATGGCCTGGGACCGCGCGGAGCTCCGCATCGGCCGGCTCGAGGGCGGCGACGGCCCGGAGTGGACCACCGTCGCGGGCGGCGGCTCCTCGCCGCTGCAGCCCGCGTGGATCGACGATGACGACCTGGTCTACGCCGACGATCCCACCGGTCGCTGGAACCTGTGGCGGTTGCGGCTCACCGCCGACCTCCGACGCGAGCCGGTCGCTGCGGCGGACGCCGACACCGGCGGGCCGCTGTGGGTGCTCGGCACACGATGGTTCTCCCTGCTCGGCGACGGGCGCATCGTCGCGGTGCAGACGAACGGATCCGACGAGCTCGTGGTGCTCGACACCGCCGGTGGATGCCGCACGCTGCCTGTCGACGCGGTCACGCGCCTGTCGATCGAAGACGCCCGCGGCACGCGCGTGCTGGTCTCGGGCGCCGGCTCCGGCGGCGCCGGGCTGTGGGAGATCGATGTTGAAGACCCCGCGGCGACGCGGCTCCTCGTCGGCGGCGGGTCACCGTGGGCAGCCGAGTGGATGCCGCGCTCCCGCGCGGTCACCGTGCCCGGTCCCCACGGACCCGTGCACGCCTTCGACTATCCGCCGACGAGTCCCGGCGTCGTGGGCCGCGACGGCGAGAGGCCCCCCTACGTCGTGTTCGTCCACGGGGGGCCGACCGATCACGTCGGGGGCGCCGCATCCGGGAAGATCGCCTACCTGACCAGCCGCGGCATCGGCGTGCTCGACGTCAACTACGGAGGCTCGAGCGGCTACGGCCGCGCCTACCGCGAGCGCCTGCTCGGGCAGTGGGGAATCGTCGACGTCGACGACGTCGTCGCCGCCGCGCGCGGGCTGGCGGACGCCGCCGCGGCCGACGGGCGCCGGCTCGCGATCGCAGGCGGCTCGGCGGGCGGCTGGACGGTGCTGTGCGCGCTGACCAACTCCGACGTCTTCGGCGCAGGCATCAGCCGCTACGGTGTCGCGGACCTCCGCACGCTCGCCGAGGACACGCACGACTTCGAGGCCCGCTACCTCGACGGCATGGTGGGGCCGCTCCCCGAGGCGGAGGCGCTGTACGTCGAGCGGTCGCCGTTGACCCACCTCGATCGGCTCAAGACGCCGCTGCTCATCGAACAGGGGCTGGACGACCTCGTCGTGCCGCCATCGCAGTCCGAGGCGGTGCGGGACGCCCTCGCGGCGAACGGCGTCGCGCACGCCTACCTCGCGTTCGAGGGCGAAGGGCACGGGTTCCGTAGCGCAACGACACTCGTGCGGACGATGGAGGCCGAGCTCGCGTTCCTCGGCCAGGTGTTCGGCTTCGAGACCCCGGGCGTGCCGCCGCTCGAGCTCGCGTAG
- the metE gene encoding 5-methyltetrahydropteroyltriglutamate--homocysteine S-methyltransferase encodes MTEPRATFPHGTILGYPRIGRRRELKRAVEAFWSGDIDAETLEQTATGLRRATRERLAALGLGRDDSSIPESFSFYDQVHDAAVTVGALPERFAALREIDGAVGLEAYFTAARGAGEDAPLEMTKWFDTNYHYLVPEIGPETAFALSSDRFARQVAEAKADGFTVRPVVVGPVTLLALAKATDAAPQGFDPLTRLDDLLPVYAELLSALRAAGAEWVQLDEPALVSESLPADPAALADAAARAYAALGVRADRPAILVGAGYAQLSPEAWTALAAAPIEAVAIDLTRGAVPAPAPGLNRKTLVGGVVDGRNVWRGDLDAAWERLQALSVLGASEISAGTSTSLQHVPHDVADESALDPRLASWLAFADQKVGQVVTLATGLVDGRAAIAGELAAASASLADRRSAPGVRDGVVRERAAVLGAGDFDRGDYGARVAAQDAELALPVLPTTTIGSFPQTGAIRRARARHGRGELGVDEYERFLRDEIARVVTLQEDIGLDVLVHGEAERNDMVQYFAENLDGFAVTENGWVQSYGSRATRPSILWGDVSRPAPITVAWSTFAQSLTDKPMKGMLTGPVTILAWSFVRDDQPLGETANQVALALRDEIADLEDAGIRVIQVDEPALRELLPLKGADQAAYLEWSVGSFRLATAGAAPATQVHTHLCYSEFDVVIDAIAALDADVTSIEAARSRGEVIGDIRASGFAAGIGPGVYDIHSPRVPSVDEITELLDRTVAELALRRVWVNPDCGLKTRGYDETVASLKNLVEATGLVRERVEAGL; translated from the coding sequence ATGACCGAACCCCGCGCCACCTTCCCCCACGGCACGATCCTGGGCTACCCCCGGATCGGACGCCGCCGCGAGCTGAAGCGCGCCGTCGAGGCGTTCTGGTCCGGCGACATCGATGCCGAGACCCTGGAGCAGACTGCGACCGGCCTGCGACGCGCCACGCGCGAGCGCCTCGCCGCGCTCGGCCTCGGCCGCGACGACTCGTCGATCCCCGAATCCTTCTCGTTCTACGACCAGGTGCACGACGCGGCCGTCACGGTCGGTGCGCTGCCCGAGCGGTTCGCCGCGCTGCGCGAGATCGACGGCGCCGTCGGCCTGGAAGCGTACTTCACCGCGGCGCGCGGTGCGGGGGAGGACGCGCCCCTGGAGATGACCAAGTGGTTCGACACGAACTACCACTACCTCGTGCCCGAGATCGGCCCTGAGACGGCCTTCGCGCTCTCGAGCGACCGGTTCGCGCGCCAGGTGGCCGAGGCGAAGGCCGACGGCTTCACCGTTCGCCCTGTGGTCGTGGGTCCGGTGACGCTTCTCGCTCTCGCGAAGGCGACGGATGCTGCGCCCCAGGGCTTCGACCCGCTCACTCGTCTCGACGACCTGCTGCCGGTGTACGCCGAGCTGCTCTCCGCCCTCCGCGCCGCAGGCGCCGAGTGGGTCCAGCTGGACGAGCCCGCGCTGGTGAGCGAGAGCCTGCCGGCCGACCCGGCGGCCCTGGCGGATGCCGCCGCGCGTGCCTATGCCGCACTGGGGGTTCGCGCGGACCGGCCGGCGATCCTCGTCGGCGCCGGCTACGCGCAGCTGTCGCCCGAGGCGTGGACGGCGCTCGCCGCGGCCCCGATCGAGGCCGTCGCCATCGACCTGACCCGCGGCGCCGTGCCCGCGCCCGCGCCGGGCTTGAACCGCAAGACCCTCGTGGGTGGCGTCGTCGACGGCCGGAACGTGTGGCGCGGTGATCTCGACGCCGCGTGGGAGCGCCTGCAGGCGCTGAGCGTCCTCGGGGCCTCGGAGATCAGCGCGGGTACGTCGACCTCGCTCCAACACGTGCCGCACGACGTCGCGGACGAGTCCGCGCTCGACCCGCGGCTCGCCTCGTGGCTCGCCTTCGCCGACCAGAAGGTCGGGCAGGTGGTGACACTCGCAACCGGTCTGGTCGACGGGCGAGCGGCCATCGCCGGCGAGCTGGCCGCAGCATCCGCCTCCCTGGCCGACCGGCGGAGCGCGCCCGGCGTCCGCGACGGCGTGGTGCGCGAGCGGGCTGCGGTGCTCGGCGCCGGCGACTTCGACCGTGGAGACTACGGCGCCCGCGTCGCGGCGCAGGATGCAGAGCTGGCACTCCCCGTACTGCCGACGACCACGATCGGTTCGTTCCCGCAGACCGGCGCCATCCGCCGCGCCCGAGCTCGGCACGGCCGCGGCGAACTCGGCGTCGACGAGTACGAGCGGTTCCTGCGCGACGAGATCGCGCGCGTCGTGACGCTGCAGGAGGACATCGGCCTCGATGTCCTCGTGCACGGCGAGGCCGAGCGCAACGACATGGTGCAGTACTTCGCCGAGAACCTGGACGGGTTCGCGGTGACCGAGAACGGCTGGGTCCAGTCGTACGGCTCGCGCGCCACGCGCCCGTCGATCCTGTGGGGCGACGTGTCACGCCCGGCGCCGATCACCGTCGCCTGGTCGACGTTCGCGCAGTCGCTCACCGACAAGCCCATGAAGGGGATGCTGACCGGGCCGGTGACGATCCTGGCGTGGTCGTTCGTGCGCGACGACCAGCCCCTCGGTGAGACCGCCAACCAGGTGGCACTGGCCCTCCGCGACGAGATCGCCGACCTCGAGGACGCCGGCATCCGCGTCATCCAGGTCGACGAGCCGGCGTTGCGGGAGCTGCTCCCGCTCAAGGGAGCCGACCAGGCCGCCTATCTCGAGTGGTCGGTCGGCTCGTTCCGCCTCGCGACCGCGGGGGCCGCACCGGCGACACAGGTGCACACGCACCTGTGCTACTCCGAGTTCGATGTGGTCATCGACGCGATCGCAGCGCTCGACGCCGACGTGACCTCGATCGAGGCCGCCCGCAGCCGCGGCGAGGTGATCGGCGACATCCGGGCGTCGGGCTTCGCGGCCGGCATCGGCCCCGGCGTGTACGACATCCACTCGCCGCGGGTGCCGTCGGTCGACGAGATCACCGAGCTCCTCGACCGCACGGTCGCCGAGCTGGCGCTGCGACGCGTCTGGGTCAACCCGGACTGCGGGCTCAAGACCCGTGGGTACGACGAGACCGTCGCCTCCCTGAAGAACCTCGTCGAGGCGACCGGACTCGTGCGCGAGCGCGTGGAGGCGGGCCTCTAA
- the hflX gene encoding GTPase HflX — protein MTDTTTPQSTDETPVDPVDRVLARAEARSGVHVFGAAQALQDEATIGRADTDGEQWDREERAALRRVPGLSTELEDVTEVEYRQLRLENVVLVGVHAQGATEDAENSLRELSALAETAGAVVLDGVLQRRPHPDPATYVGRGKAEELRDIVVAVGADTVIADTELAPSQRRALEDVVKVKVIDRTTVILDIFSQHAKSREGKAQVELAQLEYLLPRLRGWGDSMSRQAGGQVGAGGAGMGSRGPGETKIELDRRRIRTRMAQLRKQIRDFAPARDAKRAERKRNTIPSVAIAGYTNAGKSSLLNRLTSAGVLVENALFATLDATVRRTETGDGRIYTLTDTVGFVRNLPHQLVEAFRSTLEEVGDADVIVHVVDGSHPDPAAQLATVRDVIGDVGARDIPEIIVFNKADLIDDDARLLLRGLEPKAVFASSRTGEGIDELRALIEETLPLPAVEVRALVPYDRGDLVSAIHEQGMILSQEHEEGGTAVHVRVGEHLAARLAPFTV, from the coding sequence ATGACGGATACCACGACACCCCAGAGCACCGACGAGACGCCGGTCGACCCGGTGGATCGCGTGCTGGCGCGCGCCGAAGCGCGCTCGGGGGTGCACGTCTTCGGAGCCGCTCAGGCGCTCCAGGACGAGGCCACGATCGGGCGTGCCGACACCGACGGCGAGCAGTGGGATCGCGAGGAGCGCGCGGCGCTCCGGCGCGTCCCAGGGCTCTCCACCGAGCTCGAGGATGTCACCGAGGTCGAGTACCGGCAGCTGCGGCTCGAGAACGTCGTCCTCGTCGGCGTGCACGCGCAGGGCGCGACCGAGGACGCCGAGAACTCGCTGCGCGAGCTCTCCGCACTGGCCGAGACCGCCGGTGCCGTCGTGCTCGACGGCGTGCTGCAGCGGCGCCCGCACCCCGACCCCGCGACCTACGTGGGCCGTGGCAAGGCGGAGGAGCTGCGCGACATCGTCGTCGCGGTCGGAGCCGACACCGTGATCGCCGACACCGAACTCGCGCCCAGCCAGCGGCGCGCGCTCGAGGACGTCGTCAAGGTCAAGGTGATCGACCGCACGACGGTGATCCTCGACATCTTCAGCCAGCACGCGAAGAGCCGCGAAGGCAAGGCCCAGGTCGAGCTCGCACAACTCGAGTACCTGCTGCCGCGCCTGCGCGGCTGGGGTGACTCGATGAGCCGTCAGGCCGGTGGCCAGGTGGGTGCGGGCGGCGCCGGCATGGGTTCGCGTGGTCCCGGTGAGACGAAGATCGAGCTCGATCGTCGCCGCATCCGCACGCGCATGGCGCAGCTGCGCAAGCAGATCCGCGACTTCGCGCCGGCGCGCGACGCCAAGCGCGCCGAGCGCAAGCGCAACACGATCCCGTCGGTCGCGATCGCGGGCTACACGAACGCCGGCAAGTCGTCGCTGCTCAATCGCCTCACCAGTGCGGGCGTGCTCGTCGAGAATGCGCTGTTCGCGACGCTGGACGCCACCGTACGGCGCACCGAGACCGGCGACGGCCGCATCTACACGCTCACCGACACCGTCGGGTTCGTGCGGAACCTGCCGCACCAGCTGGTGGAGGCCTTCCGCTCGACGCTCGAAGAAGTCGGCGACGCCGACGTCATCGTGCACGTCGTCGACGGCTCGCATCCTGACCCGGCTGCCCAGCTGGCGACGGTGCGCGACGTGATCGGTGACGTGGGGGCGCGCGACATCCCCGAGATCATCGTCTTCAACAAGGCCGACCTGATCGATGACGATGCCCGTCTGCTGCTGCGTGGACTCGAGCCGAAGGCCGTCTTCGCGTCGTCCCGCACGGGCGAGGGGATCGACGAACTCCGGGCGCTCATCGAGGAGACACTGCCGCTGCCGGCTGTCGAGGTTCGGGCACTGGTGCCCTACGACCGCGGCGACCTGGTGTCGGCGATCCACGAACAGGGCATGATCCTGTCGCAGGAGCACGAGGAGGGCGGCACCGCCGTGCATGTCCGCGTCGGCGAGCACCTCGCTGCGCGACTCGCTCCCTTCACCGTCTGA
- a CDS encoding methylenetetrahydrofolate reductase, whose product MSIDLSIPPVPISFEVYPPRSDAGVAALHETIRHLASVDPRFISVTYGAGGSTGGRSLELLTHILRETHVEPLAHLTCVGNTYAGANALIREFLDAGITSFLALRGDPPAGVSEDDVFLGDLDSAAQLVQLIDRVQAEREPYSEAPIPGVPGAVRLAERPRVDIAVAAFPNGHPRSRHPFEDIDALLAKQAAGATLAITQLFFHADDYLAFVQRSREAGVTIPILPGIMPITSPTRLRRVLELTGEQLPADLAIALEIEPTAEGQRVVGVAHAARLSREVVDGGAPGVHLYAFNNHDTVLDVLREAGVLDPATRMPDAVR is encoded by the coding sequence ATGTCGATCGACCTGAGCATTCCTCCCGTGCCGATCTCCTTCGAGGTGTACCCGCCGCGCTCCGACGCGGGCGTCGCCGCCCTCCACGAGACGATCCGCCACCTGGCATCGGTCGATCCGAGGTTCATCTCGGTGACCTACGGCGCCGGCGGCTCCACCGGCGGACGGTCGCTCGAGCTTCTGACCCACATCCTGCGCGAGACCCATGTCGAGCCGCTCGCACACCTCACCTGCGTCGGGAACACCTACGCCGGCGCGAACGCCCTGATCCGGGAGTTCCTGGACGCCGGGATCACCAGCTTCCTCGCACTCCGCGGCGACCCGCCCGCCGGTGTGTCGGAAGACGACGTCTTCCTCGGCGACCTCGACAGCGCGGCGCAGCTCGTGCAGCTCATCGACCGGGTCCAGGCGGAGCGGGAGCCCTACAGCGAGGCGCCGATCCCCGGTGTGCCGGGTGCCGTGCGACTCGCGGAGCGTCCCAGGGTGGACATCGCCGTGGCCGCGTTCCCCAACGGCCATCCGCGGTCGCGGCATCCGTTCGAAGACATCGACGCGCTGCTCGCGAAGCAGGCGGCTGGTGCCACGCTCGCGATCACGCAGCTCTTCTTCCACGCGGACGACTACCTCGCCTTCGTGCAGCGATCGCGCGAGGCCGGCGTCACGATCCCCATCCTCCCCGGCATCATGCCGATCACCTCGCCCACGCGACTGCGGCGCGTGCTCGAGCTGACAGGGGAGCAGCTGCCGGCAGACCTCGCGATCGCGCTCGAGATCGAGCCGACCGCGGAGGGGCAGCGGGTGGTCGGCGTCGCGCACGCGGCACGCCTCTCCCGCGAGGTCGTGGACGGCGGCGCCCCCGGAGTCCACCTGTACGCCTTCAACAACCACGACACGGTTCTCGACGTGCTGCGTGAAGCCGGGGTGCTGGACCCGGCGACGCGAATGCCCGACGCGGTCCGCTGA